The sequence CCTATCACCATCCTCGACCCCTTTGCCTGGGCACAATTCTTTAAAGCATGGAAAGAAGGGAAATTCAAACGGAAGAAAAAATAAGGCACTGCTGTTAATTTAATGAGCATTCATGATAAAACACCCGATGACATTGACCAGGTTGATCATAACATGCCTTTTCATCCTTTTCCTGTCGTCCGTTTATGGACAGAATAAGGGCATTGTATATGGCAGGGTGACCGACCAGAAAGGGAATCCTGTTGATATGGTCAACATAGCGGTCAAGAATACCTCTGGTGGGAATGTAACCAATAAAGAAGGTATGTTTGAGATACCTGTACCTGCCGGCCAGGAAATTACCCTGGTTTTTTCATTTATCGGATTCCAGACGCAGGAGCATGTGCTCACTCTTACCACAGGTGAACGTAGGGAAATAAACTGCGTTCTCGTCATCCTTCCTACTGAGTTGCCTGGCCTCCTTATCCAGGATAAACAGATCCGTGCGACGACGCTCACCCGTATCAATCCCAAAGATGCCACATTGCTGCCCACTGTCTCGGGAAACAGCATCGAAAGCCTCATCAAAACACTTCCCGGCGTGGCATCAACCAATGAGCTGAGTTCGCAGTATTCGGTCAGGGGTGGGAATTATGATGAAAACCTGGTCTATGTGAATGATATTGAAATATACCGTCCCTTTCTCATCCGTGCCAGCCAGCAGGAAGGCCTCAGCTTCCTTAATTCCGACCTGGTTTCCTCCATACTTTTTTCCGCCGGCGGCTTCGACGCAAAATATGGTGACAAGATGTCATCAGTGCTGGATATCCGGTATAAACAACCAACACAATTTGCAGGCTCTTTCTCCCTCAGCCTTCTGGAGGCCACTCTGCACCTGGAAGGTGCAACACCAAATCAGAAGTTTTCTTACCTTCTGGGTATGCGACAGAAATCCAACCAGTATATCCTTAAAGGACTTGAAACCCAGGGCGAATATAAGCCCTCATTTACCGATATCCAGACACTGATCAGATATGCTTTCAATGATAAGCTCAGCCTCTCATTCCTTGGTTATGTGGCCCGAAATTCCTATAAGCTTGTGCCTACATCCAGGGAGACGGCTTTTGGTGCTATCAACGAAGCGTATAAGTTCACGGTCTATTTTGAAGGTCAGGAACTCGATAAGTATTTGAATTACCTTGGCGGGATTACTGTGGATTACCAACCCAAAAATAATCTTAATCTGAAATTCATCGCCTCTTCCTTCAGGTCATTTGAAACAGAGACGTATGATCTGCTGGGTCAATACTGGATCGGCAGGCTGGAATTGGATTATTCCAGCGAAGAATTCGGCCAGCCGACAGAAACCCTTGGCATAGGCTCTTTTCTTGACCATGCTCGCAACGACCTGCAGGCAACCGTCTTCAATGTTGAACACCGCGGTTCGGCTGATAAATGGAACCAGTATCTGCATTGGGGTCTGAAATATCAGCGGGAGATCATCAACGATGAACTGCTGGAATGGCAGATGAACGATTCGGCAGGCTTCTCGCTGCCTCACCCACCCGATTCCGTCGGCTATATCTATCCCGAACTGCAACAGGATTATCCCTTCGAACTCTTCAGGTTTGCCATGAATGCCAACAATATCACCTCCAACAGGTACTCGGGTTTCATACAGGATAACCTGAATATCCTTGAAACCGATAGCTCAAAACTGATGCTGGTCGCAGGTGTCAGGTTTAATTACTGGGACTTCAATAAAGAATTTCTGTTCAGCCCGCGTGTTACTCTTTCATATAAACCTCCATGGAAACAGGATGTCGTCTTCCGATTCTCTACAGGTCTCTATTATCAACCTGCATTTTACAGGGAAATGCGTGACCTTGACGGTAACATCAACCCGGATATCAAAGCACAGAAATCAGTTCATATAGTATTGGGTGGCGACCTGAATTTCATGGCCTGGGGCAGACCATTTAAGTTCGTCACGGAAATTTATTATAAATACCTTTATGATCTGATTCCCTATGTGATTGATAATGTAAGGATCAGGTATTATGCAAAGAACGATTCACGCGGTTACGCGTGTGGTATTGATATGAAGGTCAACGGCGAATTTGTCCAGGGTATGGAGTCGTGGGCCAGCCTGTCGCTGATGAAAACCATGGAGAATATCGCAGATGACGGATTTTATGATAAAGACAGCAACTTCATTGATCCCGGGTACATCCGCCGGCCTACCGACCAGCGGATTAACTTCGGCCTGTACTTCCAGGATTACCTGCCTAAAAATCCTACCTATAAGATGAATATGACATTTCTTTACGGCTCCAATCTCCCCTTCGGCCCTCCGGATTTGCCTAAATACAAACAGCAGTTCAGGTCATCATCTTATCTGAGGGTGGATGTCGGCTTTTCCAAACAGCTTATCGGTAAAGGCACTTCCTTTAATCCCAAAAATCCTCTGAAGTATTTTGAGGCTATGTGGTTAAGCCTGGAGGTGTTTAACTTGTTACAGCATTTGAATACGGTGTCATACATCTGGGTAAAGGATATTCATAATATCCAGTATCCTGTCCCGAACAGGCTGACGCCCAGGCAGATAAATATCCGTCTCGTGGCACAGTTTTAGAATTTTATTGAGGCTATATCAAAAAGACAATATCGATTTCTTGATCCTATCGATCGCATCCATCATCTGCTCTTCGGTGATCACCAGCGGAGGGGCAAAACGGATGATATGCAGATGTGTGGGTTTGGCAAGAACACCATTCTCTGCCATCTTCAGGCATACATCCCAGGCTTCCTTGCCATTTTTCGGACGAATGATAATGGCATTGAGAAGCCCCTTGCCTCTGACCAGTGAAATCATGTCGGCGGAGATTTTTCTCATCTCATTACGGAATATCGTGCCCATCTTTTCTGCATTTTCAGCGAGGTCTTCATCCAGCAGCACCTGCAAGGCTGTAATGGCAGTGCGGGCGGCCAGGGGATTCCCCCCGAATGTCGATCCATGTTGTCCCGGCCTGATGGTCAGCATGATGTCATCATCGGCAAGAACGGCAGAAATAGGATATAAGCCCCCCGACAGTGCCTTTCCCAAGATTACTATGTCGGGTCGGACTTCTTCATGGTCACAGGCCAGCATTTTTCCGGTGCGTGCAAGGCCTGTCTGAACTTCATCGGCAATGAAAAGGACATTTTTAGCTTTGCACAGGGCATAAGCTTTGGCAAGGTAACCGTCGTCGGGCACATTGACACCGGCTTCACCCTGGATAGGCTCCACAAGAAAGCCGGCAACATGGGGATCTTCCAAAGCCCTCTGAAGAGCAGGGATGTCATTATAAGGTATGGTGATGAAACCCGGAGTGTAGGGCCCAAAGCCGTCGCGGGCCTCCGGATCGGTTGATACAGAAATTACGGTGATCGTGCGGCCATGAAAGTTACCTTCACAGGTGATGATCTTTGCCTGGTTCATGGCAATGCCTTTTTTCTCATAAGCCCACTTGCGGCATAACTTAAGGGCTGTTTCGACACCTTCAGCACCGGTATTCATTGGTAAAACCTTATCATACCCGAAATATTCCGTGATATACTTCTCATATGGCCCCAGGGCATCATTGTAAAAAGCCCTCGATGTCAGCGTCAGAACCTTGACCTGGTCAATAAGCGTTTCAACAATGGTAGGATGGCAATGTCCCTGGTTCACTGCCGAATAAGCTGATAAAAAATCATAATATCTTTTGCCTTCCACGTCCCACAGGTAAACACCCTCGCCGCGTGATAAAACCACCGGCAGCGGATGATAATTATGCGCTCCATATTTTTCTTCCAGGTGCTTCAGGTCTTTTGAAGTCATCGTTCCAATCATATTAAGTGTTATTGATATTTGCCTGCAAAAATATTGAATTCAAATGTAATAAACGAGGGAACGGATGTTAATTTTTTCCGGTTCAATGGTTGGGAACAGAAGATGAGGTGTATGAAACGACAAAATAGGCTATTGCCGACTGCCGACTGCCGACTGTCTACTGTCTACTGCCGACTGCCGCCTGCCGACTAAAGAGCTTCCAGAGCGCATCAGAGGATGGCGGTTCTGCAGTAATTGTCACAAGTTCCTTTTTTATTGGATGCACAAACTCCACCTTAAAAGAGTGTAAATGTATGGAACCATCGTCATTGCTGCGCGGATAACCATACTTCAGATCTCCTTTAACCGGGCATCCAATGTATGCCAGTTGAGCCCTGATCTGGTGATGACGGCCGGTCAGCAGATTGACCTCCAAAAGGTGATATTTGTCACTGGAGCCGATAATCCTGTATATCAGTTCAGCCTTCAACCCCCCTTTTTTTTCGTCTGTATAAACGTACGTCTTATTTTTTTCCTCGTTTCTCCTGAGATAATGTATGAGGTGGCCGGAGTCTTCCGGCGGCTTATCTTTCACAACAGCCCAGTAGGTCTTATGAATGGTTCCTTCACGTAACATTTCATTAAGCCGGGCCAGCGCTTTGCTTGTTTTGGCAAACAAAACGATGCCGCTCACAGGCCTGTCCAGCCGGTGAACCACACCAAGGAAAACATTCCCCGGCTTCCGGTATTTCTCTTTCAGATATCTTTTGAGGATCTCACTTAACGGCTCATCCCCGGTCTTATCACCTTGTACAATTTCAGACGGACGTTTGTTAAAAACCAGCAGGTGATTGTCTTCGTATAGGAGGCGGTTTTCAATGTCCTGAAATTCTGACATTAATGAGAGCATGACAGGTTAATACTGTTCGCGTTCATTGGGGAAATCCCTTGTCTTCACATCATGTATATAGGACTGCACCGATCCTTTTATCTCCTCTTTGAGGTTATGGTAGCGTCGCAGAAACCGCGGTGAAAACTCCTGTGTGATTCCCAGCATATCGTGTATGACAAGCACCTGGCCGTTAACGCCACTTCCGGCACCGATGCCAATGGTCGGTATTTTGATTTCGCCGGTCACTTTTGCCGCAAGCGTCGCCGGTATCTTTTCGAGGACGATGGCAAAGCAGCCGGCTTCTTCAAGCACATGGGCATCTTCAACCAGCGTCAGCGCTTCCTGTTCCTCCGTCGCCCTCACAACGTAAGTGCCAAATTTGTGTATCGATTGCGGTGTCAGCCCCAGGTGCCCCATCACCGGTATGCCTGCCGACAGGATTCTGGTGATGGATTCCTCAATCTCCCGTCCCCCTTCAATTTTTACCGCATCTGCACCTGCTTCTTTCATGATACGTATAGCCGACACCAGTGCCTCCTTGGAGTTGCCCTGGTACGTGCCAAATGGCATGTCAACCACCACGAGCGCCCGTTTTACTCCCCGAACCACACCGGACGCATGGTATATCATCTCATTAAGGGTGATTGGCAGCGTGGTCTTGTGACCCGCCATGACGTTCGATGCCGAATCCCCTACCAGAATAACATCTATTCCCGCTTCATCAATGATACGGGCCATAGAATAATCATAAGAGGTCAGCATAGCAATCATCTCACCTTTTAACTTCATATCCTGCAGGACATGAGTGGTGATTTTTTTTATGGAAGCAAAACTTGAAATGGTCATAATTATATTGATTCAATTCTCTGCAAAATTACAACAAACCCTGAATAAAAAAATGTTACCGCTATTGATGTGACATAAATAATATTTACTTTTGGCGTTCATGAAGAAATGGCTTTCCATAACCCTTGCCAGTTTGTTATTTGTGTCATCCTGTGATACCAGTCTGGATATCATGGGGAATTATGAAGATATTACGGTCGTTTACGGATTGTTGAATCAGATCGACAGCGTCACCTATATCAAAATCAATAAGGCCTTTCTCGGCGAAGGTAATGCCCTGCTTATGGCCCGCGAACCCGATTCAAGCAGTTATGGCAACAACATTGAAGTTAAAATTGAGGAGTATGATAAATACGGGGGATTGGCGAATACATTTTACTTTGACACAACTTCCATCTATAACAAGGACACAGGCACATTCTATTACCCCAAACAGATACTCTATAAGTGCATCACCAAAAATCAACTCAATGTTGAATCATCCTATAAACTGATCATCCATAATAAAAAGACCGGCAAGGATATTACAGCTCGCACACTTCTTGTCGGGGATTTTGAAATAGTTAAACCCCTAATAAATAATCCATCCAAACCAACGATATCATTCCCGGATAATAATTCATTGAAAGAGGTCGAATGGACAACGGCAAAGTATGGCAGACGTTACGATGTGGTGATGCGGTTTAATTTTAAAGAGAAGCTTTTTAATGATCCCGACACTTTGCTCAGGTATGTCGATTATCACTTTACATCACAGAAATCCAAAACACTCGACGGCGGCGAAGAGATGCTTACCCAGATCGCCAACGAGAATTTCTTTAAATATCTTGAAGCGACAGTTCCGTATGATACTGAAAAAGAACTGCAGGTGGACTGCCGGGTGTCAGGGACCGTCGATTTCATTTTTTCTGTTGCCGGCGATGATTTTAATACCTATATGGAAGTCAATGCCCCCTCGACATCTATCGTTCAGGACCGGCCTGAATATACAAATGTCACGAATGGAATAGGCATCTTCTCATGCCGCTACAATAAAATACGTAAGTTCTTCCTCAATCCAGTCACTGTTGTGGTCCTGGTCTCCAAAAACATTAAATTCATCAAAGTCATCGGTGGATGATTCACCATCCAATGATCACTGATCATTGATCATTGATCATTGTCCCTAACTGTCTTTTTGTCACTATCTGTCAGATTCTTATGCCTCTGGCCGTTTGGCATAAAGATTGACATATCTGCTAAAAATCCTGAAAATAGTATACAATCAAAAAAAATAGAAAATGGGCAAAATAATTGGAATTGACTTAGGAACAACAAATTCATGTGTAGCTGTAATGGAAGGCAATGAGCCTGTGGTGATCCCAAATAGTGAAGGCCGGAGGACAACACCTTCGATCGTGGCTTTTACCGGGAATGGTGAACGCAAGGTAGGTGACCCCGCAAAACGCCAGGCTATCACTAATCCCAAAAAAACAGTGTATTCCATTAAACGGTTCATGGGCGAATCCTTCGATCGTGTTCAGATAGAGATAAACAGGGTGACATTTCCCGTTACAAAGGGTGACAACAACACTCCACGTGTAAAAATTGAAGACCGGCTTTATTCCCCGCAGGAAATCTCAGCCATGATTTTGCAGAAAATGAAGAAGACTGCCGAAGATTATCTGGGCTATGAGGTCACTGAAGCCGTTATAACGGTGCCGGCTTACTTCAGCGACTCCCAGCGCCAGGCGACAAAGGAAGCCGGTGAAATCGCCGGCCTGACAGTCAAACGTATCATCAATGAACCTACTGCCGCCTCACTGGCCTATGGCCTTGATAAGAAAAATAAGGATATGAAAATCGCCGTTTATGACCTGGGTGGCGGTACATTCGACATATCCATCCTCGAGCTCGGCGATGGCGTGTTTGAAGTTAAATCGACAAATGGTGATACACACCTTGGCGGTGATGATTTTGACCATACAGTCATTGACTGGCTGGCTGAAGAGTTTATGAAAGATGAACGGATAGACCTCCGAAAAGATCCCATGGCACTGCAGCGACTCAAGGAAGCTGCCGAAAAGGCTAAGATCGAACTGTCAAGCTCTACGTCTACAGAAATAAACCTGCCATATATCATGCCTGTCGATGGCATACCCAAACACCTGGTGAGAACACTGACACGCTCAAAATTTGAACAACTCATCGATAAATATGTACAGGCTACCATTGGTCCCTGCCGGAAAGCCATGCAGGATGCAGGCCTGTCGAATTCCGACATCGATGAGGTGATCCTTGTTGGCGGTTCTACACGTATTCCTGTCATACAGAAAATCGTGGAAGATTTCTTCGGCAAGGTACCATCAAAAGGCGTAAATCCTGATGAAGTCGTCGCTGTTGGCGCTGCTATACAGGGCGGTGTGCTCACAGGCGAGGTAAAGGATGTCCTCCTCCTCGATGTCACACCCCTGTCACTGGGTATTGAAACACTGGGCGGTGTATGTACCCGGCTGATCGAATCCAATACCACCATACCTGTCAGGAAATCAGAGGTTTTCTCAACAGCATCCGATAACCAGCCGACAGTCGAAATACATGTGCTCCAGGGTGAACGGCCCATGGCACAACAAAACAGGAGTATCGGACGTTTTCATCTTGACGGCATACCGCCAGCTCCCAGAGGCATACCACAAATCGAAGTGACATTCGACATCGACGCCAATGGTATCCTCCATGTATCAGCAAAAGACAAAGGTACAGGACGGTCACAGCAGATACGCATCGAAGCTTCCTCCGGCCTGACCGATAGCGAGATCAAAAGAATGCGGGATGAAGCGAAGGCCAATGAAGATGCCGACAGGAAGGAAAGAGAAACTATCGATAAACTCAACACAGCCGACACCATGATTTTCTCAACGGAAAAACAGATTAAGGAATATGGGAATAAAATACCGGCTGACAAGGTGCAGGCTATTGAAAGAGCGCTGGCAGATCTGAAACAGGCTCATAAGGATAAGAACATACCGGGAATAGACAATGCCATGAGCCAACTGAATGCCGCATGGCAGGCTGCCAGCGAAGAGATGTACAAAGCCACAGCCGGACCTCAGCAGGACGCCGGACCTCAGCAGGGCACCGGTGACACCGGAAGAACATCAGGGTCATCCAAAGACGATGAAGTGACCGACGTGGATTTTGAAGAAGTGAAAGATAAATAACCTCACCCCCCTGCCCCCCTCTCCCCAAGGAGAGGGGTTAAAGGGGAGGGGTAATATACCCATCACATGCTTAAGATCAGGCCTATACTCCTTTTTTTGTGGATTCTGCCTTCATGCTTTGCCTTTGCCCAGTCCGAAGATCAAATCGCCCTCAGCGATAAACTGATGCGCCTGGAAATAGAAACAAAATCTGAGTCACAGCCTTTTACAGTTTTACCATTTGATAAACAGGGCCTCCTCCTGTTTTATGAAAGCGTGGCCTCCACCGAAGATAAAGACCATATCATCTGGGTCTTTAAACTGTTCGATATCAACCTTCAGCAAATCTGGATACAGGAACTACCTGTTCTGAAAAATATCCGGCTCGAGAAATCAGTGATTGATGACAATTTCATGTACCTCTTTTACTATAATGACGAAAATAATTCTAAGGGCAATAACTTTCAGATCATCAAAGTACCGGGAAAGGAGGGAGTGATCAGGGCTAAGACAGGCAGGGTGCCCGAAAAATCAACACTCACTCATTTTAAAGTGGTCGGCCCGACAGCCTATTATGGCATTCAGACGAAAGATAATAATGCTTATATCTACAAGTTTGATCTCACAACAGGAGTGACCGATAGTGTGCCACTGAACGAAACAGGCTTGAGCTACCTTCTTGGCCTGAATGTGGACACTGTTCGTCACGATATCAATATCTACTATAAGACCTTCATCGAGAAAACCGAAGAGTCAATTTTTCTGAGAAGCTATAGTTATGACTGGAAACCACTAAGAACTGTAGAAATCATTAATGATGAAAATATATACCTGATAAACAGCGGGGAATATCTTCCCATCGACAGTAATAAAGCGCTGATCATTGGTACTTACCGGGATAATCCGAAAGGTAAATATAATATGGGTGCTGATGATATCACCATGGAATCAACCGGATTCTATGTGACCAAAATTGCCGGTGATACATGTGCATATATCCGGTACCACAACTTTTCGGAATTCAACAGTTTTTATAAAAATCTTTCCATTAACGATATCTCCCGGATCAGAAAAAGCGGCAGCAAGGACGAAAAGATCACCGTTGATTATAATCTGTTGATCCATAATGTGGTACCAGTCAACGATGTGTATGTTTTCGTTGCTGAAGCCTATTATCCGGAATATCATACCGTGACCAGGATGATGTATGACTGGTATGGGCGCCCGATGCCATCCTATTATAATATTTTTGATGGTTTTCGCTATACCTCGGCCTTTATTGCGGCATTTGATGAAAAGGGTACACTTATTTGGGATAATGGTCTTGAACTCTGGGATATCCTGTCGAACTCCCTGGAAAAAAGAGTCAATGTGGTGTTTGATGACCGGGAAACCGTCCTGGCCTATTCCCTGAATGGCGAAGTGACCTATAAGGTTATCAAAGGGAATGAAGATATTCAGAATCTCGACCATGTGAAAATCGACTCAAAATATACCAAGGATAAACTCGTTGAGGAGACCGGCAGTAATATGATGTATTGGTATAATAATTATTTTCTCACCTCAGGTTATCAGACCATCAAGAACAACTCCCTGCCTGATAAAAGCAAACGAACGGTATTTTATATCAATAAGATGGCGTTTAATTGACCTCACCCCCCGTCCCCCTCTCCCACGGGAGAGGGGGTGAAGTGATTTGGTCGATACAGATGGCATCTCTCTCATGAAAGCTGAATAACAAGGCCCCTTTCCCTTCAGTAATATCAGAATTTCAGGATTTTTGTCGACCAGGATTGATCCTCATTAAAAAGGGTAACGATATATATCCCTTTGGATAGCTGCGAAATATCCATAGTCAGGATATCCAAAGTGCGTGAATAATTTTTTGATAAGACTATCGAACCGCTCAAATCATATATCTTCAGAAAGATATCCTGTTTTATTCCGTCCGGTACAGCGATTTTTAATATATCGCCCGACGGATTCGGGAATATGGTAAGTTGAAGTTCCTGAGAAAGTGACTTGTCTTCGTTTCCTGTTATACCTCCACTCTCGGTCTTTAATATCAGTCCCTTTTCGCCGAAAATCAGGCCTGTATTCAGATCATTAAAGCGGATATGGTGCAGGGCGGAGGTCGAAATTGAAGGCATGACCTCCCATGTATCGCCGCCATCCTGCGTATATACCATAGTTTCATAGCTACCATCACCAACGGCAAATCCTGTCGTCAGGTTTGTAAAACATACCTCGTAAAAGTCAATGGGGTGAGGCGTGGTCACTGTTAGCTGTTCCCAGCTTATACCGCCATCGCGTGTACGGAAAATCCTGTTGGAATTCCCACATAGAAAACCGGTATAATAGTTCAGGAAAAATATGTCATTCAGAAGAATTCCATTCGGGATGTCGATATATTGCCAGTTCGTACCCGCATCGCCCGACCGGTGCAAACCACTCCATCCTGCGGCAAAACAAACAGGCCAGTGTTTTAATTCAATATCAGTGAAATAACCGTTTTTCCGGATCACCCAGTTATATCCCCCATCTGTGGTCTGGTAAATATGTTCATCTGTGGCCAGATATCCAAAGTCCTCATCCTGAAATTTTATACAATTAGGTATATTGTCCTCATTATTGATAGTTGTTTCAAGCACTGACCAGCTTACCCCTCCGTCTGTTGTCCGGTATAACCAGAGATCCCAAACGCAGTCAGTGGCAATCCATCCGTTGTTATCATCACAAAAGTGCACTACGGCTATACTAAATAGGTCGGGAGAAAAACAACCCGTCCAGGTGTCGCCGCCATCAATGGTCTTATATAAGCCACAGGCGGGGGTACCACCTCCCCATATTTCGGCTGTCAGAAATCCCTTTTCATCATTTATAAAGTGCACATCCGTGATATCACCACAAAAAAACCGGTCGTCAATTGCTTGCCAGGTAAGCCCATTGTCAGTTGTCCGGTCTATATCGCCCAACCGACCGACAACCAAAGCTCTGTCGATAGTATCACAGACGATGGCAAATCCACCCCAGGGCATAAAACCCGGAAGATATGTTTGCAGCCATGTATTACCCCTGTCATGTGATGTAAACACGGAATTGGAATAATCGACAGAACACCCTGAAACCATAATGATGGTGTCATTCATATAGTCCATCCCAAATGGGTAAAGCGACCAGAAGGTATAGACCTCTCCCCATGACTCACCACCATCCGAGGTCCTGAAAAATCTGCATTTTTCCTCATAAGAAGTTGATGTGACGCAGCTTATGAATCCAAGCTGAGGGTTGGGGAAACAAGCCTTATATATAGTCGTGTTGCTGAACTGCAGGCTGAGCGAACGTATTACCCAGTTCAGCCCGCCATTGATGGTTTTTATATATTTTTCCCCTGAACCGCCAAAGATATATCCTGTATCTGAATTCAGGAAGTCGATATCAGTAAATGTAAAACCTGCCTGTGTATAAAGGGTGTCCCATGTCACTCCTCCGTCGAATGTCCGGATGATCAAATCATCTTCTCCCACAGCAAAGGCATTGTTGGTGACCGACAAGCTGACATCAGTGAACTCATCCCATTGCCCGCCAGTGTAGCGTACCAATTCCCAATGATAGCCACCATCAATGGTTTTCAATATGATGCCTTTTAAACCGACAATATAACCTATATATGGATTAATGAACTCTACCTCTCTCAGTTCAGCTTCATTGTCAAGCCCTCCGGGATTGAGAATTAATTCCCAGTTATCTCCGAAGTCGGAAGAAATCATGACTGTCGAACCTGATCCGACAGCAATAATTTTATTGGCTCCCGGTATTTTTTTAAGCCCGCAGAGCGTGTTTTCCTGTGGCAGCGTCGAAATCCTGTACCACGGATGTTGGGAGTGCAAAAACAATGGCAGTAAAACAATAAGAAGAATATGATTGAGACGATTCATATATGTGTTGTGACCCCATAAATATACAAAAAAAATAAAGCTATGCTATTTTATCACGGATGTCATTTCTCCAAGAGATGACACCCGTGACCACAAGATAAGTAAAACGAAATAGCCGCAATGTTGTGAAATCATAAATTGTTCTGATCCTGTGAACACTATCCCGTGAAAATTGTTAAACATTAGATAAAACCTGTGGGGTAAGGTTGCCTGATTGCCGGGGCAATGAAAATCAATAATCCTGTTTCGACAATTCAAGGTGTGTCGAAGGATAAAATTCCTGAAAGTTGAGATGTGATTTATAAACAAGGCGGATTATAACCTGTTGAGCTA comes from Bacteroidota bacterium and encodes:
- a CDS encoding carboxypeptidase-like regulatory domain-containing protein, producing the protein MIKHPMTLTRLIITCLFILFLSSVYGQNKGIVYGRVTDQKGNPVDMVNIAVKNTSGGNVTNKEGMFEIPVPAGQEITLVFSFIGFQTQEHVLTLTTGERREINCVLVILPTELPGLLIQDKQIRATTLTRINPKDATLLPTVSGNSIESLIKTLPGVASTNELSSQYSVRGGNYDENLVYVNDIEIYRPFLIRASQQEGLSFLNSDLVSSILFSAGGFDAKYGDKMSSVLDIRYKQPTQFAGSFSLSLLEATLHLEGATPNQKFSYLLGMRQKSNQYILKGLETQGEYKPSFTDIQTLIRYAFNDKLSLSFLGYVARNSYKLVPTSRETAFGAINEAYKFTVYFEGQELDKYLNYLGGITVDYQPKNNLNLKFIASSFRSFETETYDLLGQYWIGRLELDYSSEEFGQPTETLGIGSFLDHARNDLQATVFNVEHRGSADKWNQYLHWGLKYQREIINDELLEWQMNDSAGFSLPHPPDSVGYIYPELQQDYPFELFRFAMNANNITSNRYSGFIQDNLNILETDSSKLMLVAGVRFNYWDFNKEFLFSPRVTLSYKPPWKQDVVFRFSTGLYYQPAFYREMRDLDGNINPDIKAQKSVHIVLGGDLNFMAWGRPFKFVTEIYYKYLYDLIPYVIDNVRIRYYAKNDSRGYACGIDMKVNGEFVQGMESWASLSLMKTMENIADDGFYDKDSNFIDPGYIRRPTDQRINFGLYFQDYLPKNPTYKMNMTFLYGSNLPFGPPDLPKYKQQFRSSSYLRVDVGFSKQLIGKGTSFNPKNPLKYFEAMWLSLEVFNLLQHLNTVSYIWVKDIHNIQYPVPNRLTPRQINIRLVAQF
- the rocD gene encoding ornithine--oxo-acid transaminase — translated: MIGTMTSKDLKHLEEKYGAHNYHPLPVVLSRGEGVYLWDVEGKRYYDFLSAYSAVNQGHCHPTIVETLIDQVKVLTLTSRAFYNDALGPYEKYITEYFGYDKVLPMNTGAEGVETALKLCRKWAYEKKGIAMNQAKIITCEGNFHGRTITVISVSTDPEARDGFGPYTPGFITIPYNDIPALQRALEDPHVAGFLVEPIQGEAGVNVPDDGYLAKAYALCKAKNVLFIADEVQTGLARTGKMLACDHEEVRPDIVILGKALSGGLYPISAVLADDDIMLTIRPGQHGSTFGGNPLAARTAITALQVLLDEDLAENAEKMGTIFRNEMRKISADMISLVRGKGLLNAIIIRPKNGKEAWDVCLKMAENGVLAKPTHLHIIRFAPPLVITEEQMMDAIDRIKKSILSF
- a CDS encoding RNA pseudouridine synthase, with the translated sequence MSEFQDIENRLLYEDNHLLVFNKRPSEIVQGDKTGDEPLSEILKRYLKEKYRKPGNVFLGVVHRLDRPVSGIVLFAKTSKALARLNEMLREGTIHKTYWAVVKDKPPEDSGHLIHYLRRNEEKNKTYVYTDEKKGGLKAELIYRIIGSSDKYHLLEVNLLTGRHHQIRAQLAYIGCPVKGDLKYGYPRSNDDGSIHLHSFKVEFVHPIKKELVTITAEPPSSDALWKLFSRQAAVGSRQ
- the dnaK gene encoding molecular chaperone DnaK, which translates into the protein MGKIIGIDLGTTNSCVAVMEGNEPVVIPNSEGRRTTPSIVAFTGNGERKVGDPAKRQAITNPKKTVYSIKRFMGESFDRVQIEINRVTFPVTKGDNNTPRVKIEDRLYSPQEISAMILQKMKKTAEDYLGYEVTEAVITVPAYFSDSQRQATKEAGEIAGLTVKRIINEPTAASLAYGLDKKNKDMKIAVYDLGGGTFDISILELGDGVFEVKSTNGDTHLGGDDFDHTVIDWLAEEFMKDERIDLRKDPMALQRLKEAAEKAKIELSSSTSTEINLPYIMPVDGIPKHLVRTLTRSKFEQLIDKYVQATIGPCRKAMQDAGLSNSDIDEVILVGGSTRIPVIQKIVEDFFGKVPSKGVNPDEVVAVGAAIQGGVLTGEVKDVLLLDVTPLSLGIETLGGVCTRLIESNTTIPVRKSEVFSTASDNQPTVEIHVLQGERPMAQQNRSIGRFHLDGIPPAPRGIPQIEVTFDIDANGILHVSAKDKGTGRSQQIRIEASSGLTDSEIKRMRDEAKANEDADRKERETIDKLNTADTMIFSTEKQIKEYGNKIPADKVQAIERALADLKQAHKDKNIPGIDNAMSQLNAAWQAASEEMYKATAGPQQDAGPQQGTGDTGRTSGSSKDDEVTDVDFEEVKDK
- the panB gene encoding 3-methyl-2-oxobutanoate hydroxymethyltransferase: MTISSFASIKKITTHVLQDMKLKGEMIAMLTSYDYSMARIIDEAGIDVILVGDSASNVMAGHKTTLPITLNEMIYHASGVVRGVKRALVVVDMPFGTYQGNSKEALVSAIRIMKEAGADAVKIEGGREIEESITRILSAGIPVMGHLGLTPQSIHKFGTYVVRATEEQEALTLVEDAHVLEEAGCFAIVLEKIPATLAAKVTGEIKIPTIGIGAGSGVNGQVLVIHDMLGITQEFSPRFLRRYHNLKEEIKGSVQSYIHDVKTRDFPNEREQY